One region of Luteolibacter yonseiensis genomic DNA includes:
- a CDS encoding RNA polymerase sigma factor has protein sequence MQNTSPTDAELLAEWVRHQREAAFHQLVTRYAGLVHAAARRIGNDDALADEATQLVFILLARKAGSLVSRGSLAGWLHLTAVMQTKNLLRASRRENRKRTSLQAAMQNQPHHPHDSWKEMQPELDEALAALSEKDREALLLRFYRSLAVREVALILGIATDSAQKRIDRATGRLREKLAKRGCVAGGSLTAAMLTGFTSDAKAAGLPISALTSKAIAAGSSTSLTLPILLTTVMKATTFAPPVIALILGGAWIVTQRQTIQALDRHSDLLETTVSTRTSALIADASPAKLQRSNTYKNSRLSIDWSVVAEQFAKANPPGQLNKVDQFMLEKRLGEMTQEDLLAGIDDISSLDTTREMKESMEEALLRVLGGKFPEFAVVSLIRRYQDATGPVPLCLAEAFGKWAHYDFAKASAWMDEQIAAGTFDYKSLSGENWLQNKLQQVVVKSLLSQPGDAATLRVMQVPEESRENFLLEVALDPLKQDETASFAKLVRNSLPVTGQQKVFSWAACKLAEDLPAVAPFLENIGATSEERAFCVANVAVSKIGNISLQRKIGGTDIAAIRKWIGEQLPEAVDQVTARVLDNAVRMRAKTTFSEAAAFAVEFSHSSGNDELLGEFLKSSAAQSNKDHARTLAEKISDEALRKEILKSLD, from the coding sequence ATGCAGAACACCTCCCCCACCGATGCCGAACTCCTAGCCGAATGGGTGAGGCATCAGCGTGAGGCCGCGTTCCACCAACTCGTGACGCGCTATGCCGGGCTGGTCCACGCCGCAGCCCGGCGCATTGGCAACGATGATGCTCTGGCAGACGAGGCAACCCAACTCGTTTTTATCCTGCTAGCCCGGAAAGCAGGATCGCTCGTCTCGCGAGGGTCGCTGGCTGGTTGGCTCCACCTCACCGCAGTCATGCAGACGAAAAATCTGCTGCGCGCCTCCCGCCGTGAAAACCGCAAGCGCACCTCGCTGCAAGCCGCCATGCAAAACCAACCCCATCACCCGCACGATTCATGGAAGGAAATGCAGCCAGAGCTTGATGAAGCGCTCGCCGCATTGTCGGAAAAGGATCGGGAAGCGCTTTTGCTGCGTTTTTACCGATCCCTCGCAGTCAGGGAAGTGGCCCTGATCCTTGGCATCGCCACGGACTCCGCGCAGAAACGCATCGACCGCGCCACAGGGCGGCTTCGTGAGAAACTCGCGAAACGGGGTTGCGTGGCAGGTGGCTCCCTGACCGCCGCCATGCTCACAGGTTTCACCTCCGACGCAAAGGCGGCGGGACTGCCGATTTCCGCCCTGACCAGCAAGGCCATCGCCGCTGGATCCTCCACTTCCCTGACTCTCCCCATCCTCCTGACCACCGTCATGAAAGCCACCACCTTCGCGCCACCCGTCATCGCCCTCATCCTCGGCGGTGCGTGGATCGTCACCCAGCGGCAAACCATCCAAGCGCTGGACCGGCACAGCGATCTCTTGGAAACCACAGTTTCCACCCGCACCTCCGCTCTCATAGCCGACGCCTCACCCGCGAAACTCCAGCGGAGCAACACTTATAAAAACAGCAGGCTTTCGATCGACTGGAGCGTCGTCGCCGAACAATTCGCGAAGGCGAACCCGCCCGGCCAGCTCAATAAGGTCGACCAATTCATGTTGGAGAAGCGGTTGGGTGAAATGACGCAGGAAGATTTGCTGGCCGGGATCGATGATATTTCGAGCCTTGATACTACCAGGGAGATGAAGGAGAGTATGGAGGAAGCTCTTCTGCGCGTGCTCGGCGGGAAATTCCCTGAATTTGCGGTGGTCAGTCTGATCCGGCGCTATCAAGACGCCACCGGGCCCGTCCCGCTCTGTCTTGCGGAGGCGTTCGGAAAATGGGCGCATTACGATTTCGCAAAAGCCTCCGCATGGATGGACGAACAGATCGCCGCCGGAACATTCGACTATAAATCTCTCAGCGGGGAAAACTGGCTGCAGAACAAACTCCAACAGGTCGTGGTAAAATCGCTTCTTTCCCAACCGGGCGACGCCGCCACCCTCCGCGTGATGCAGGTGCCGGAGGAGTCGCGCGAGAACTTTCTCCTCGAAGTGGCGTTGGATCCGCTGAAGCAGGACGAAACAGCCTCTTTCGCCAAACTGGTCAGGAACTCGCTTCCAGTCACCGGACAGCAGAAGGTGTTCAGTTGGGCGGCCTGCAAATTGGCCGAAGACCTGCCAGCGGTCGCGCCGTTTCTGGAGAACATCGGAGCCACATCCGAGGAGCGCGCGTTCTGCGTGGCAAATGTCGCGGTTTCCAAAATTGGAAACATTTCTCTCCAAAGAAAAATCGGCGGCACCGACATCGCCGCGATCCGCAAATGGATCGGAGAGCAGTTGCCGGAAGCCGTGGATCAGGTCACCGCCCGGGTGCTGGACAATGCGGTGCGGATGCGGGCCAAAACGACCTTCTCCGAAGCCGCCGCGTTCGCAGTGGAGTTCTCCCACTCCAGTGGAAATGACGAACTCCTCGGCGAGTTTTTAAAAAGTTCCGCGGCACAATCCAACAAGGATCATGCCCGTACCCTCGCGGAAAAAATCTCCGATGAAGCCCTCCGTAAGGAGATCCTCAAAAGCCTAGACTGA
- a CDS encoding hydroxypyruvate isomerase family protein has protein sequence MSRINHSFCRWCYSDIPLETLCLAANDIGISSIELVMPEDMPLLKSHGLVCAMMSFPTGKTPDGIEVGRIEKAFNRLEHHDTLVEIYEPHLRASAAAGVKNVIVFSGNREGLGDEEGLRNCATGLRRLLPLAEELGITLVMELLNSRIDHPDYQCDHSAWGVRLCELLDSGNFGLLYDVYHMQIMEGDVIRTIRENHRWFIHYHTGGCPGRNEIDSTQELNYPAIMRAIVETGYDGFVGQEFIPLAENPLESLRQAVGICSV, from the coding sequence ATGTCCCGCATCAACCATTCCTTCTGCCGCTGGTGTTATTCCGACATACCGTTGGAAACCCTCTGTCTCGCCGCGAATGACATTGGCATCTCCTCCATAGAACTGGTGATGCCCGAGGACATGCCCTTGTTGAAAAGCCACGGACTGGTCTGTGCGATGATGAGCTTTCCCACGGGAAAAACCCCCGATGGAATCGAAGTCGGGCGCATTGAAAAGGCCTTCAACCGTCTCGAACACCACGACACCCTCGTGGAAATCTACGAACCCCACCTCCGGGCTTCCGCCGCCGCCGGAGTGAAAAACGTCATCGTCTTTTCCGGCAACCGCGAGGGGCTCGGCGATGAGGAGGGGCTTCGGAATTGCGCCACCGGTCTGCGCCGCCTGCTGCCATTGGCGGAAGAGCTGGGCATCACGCTCGTGATGGAACTGCTCAACAGCAGGATCGACCACCCGGACTACCAATGCGATCACAGCGCGTGGGGTGTCCGGTTGTGCGAGCTGTTGGACAGCGGGAATTTCGGCCTGCTTTACGACGTCTATCACATGCAGATCATGGAAGGTGATGTCATCCGCACCATCCGTGAGAACCACCGCTGGTTCATCCACTACCATACCGGCGGCTGCCCGGGCAGGAATGAAATCGATTCCACCCAGGAGCTGAACTACCCCGCCATCATGCGTGCGATTGTGGAAACGGGTTATGACGGGTTCGTCGGGCAGGAGTTCATTCCGCTGGCGGAAAATCCACTGGAGAGCCTGCGGCAGGCGGTGGGGATCTGCAGCGTGTGA
- the ybeY gene encoding rRNA maturation RNase YbeY has protein sequence MSLEVIIGNNQEATEIPESWLTALESIAHEAARLALENAAEDDSPLSHLATLEVALVDDATSDQVHRDFMNIEGATDVITFHHGEIVIGAGVAERQAAEYGEPLAREILRYFVHGLLHLAGHEDEDSRERATMEAAQEEIVAVLWTADLRERLGVA, from the coding sequence ATGTCGCTCGAAGTCATCATTGGCAACAACCAGGAAGCCACGGAAATCCCCGAAAGCTGGCTCACGGCGCTTGAAAGCATCGCCCACGAGGCCGCGCGGCTGGCACTGGAGAACGCCGCCGAAGACGACTCGCCTCTTTCCCACCTGGCAACGCTCGAGGTCGCCCTTGTGGATGACGCCACCAGCGACCAGGTCCACCGCGACTTCATGAACATCGAGGGAGCGACCGATGTGATCACCTTCCATCACGGGGAGATCGTCATCGGAGCCGGAGTGGCGGAGCGGCAGGCTGCTGAATATGGGGAGCCGCTCGCTCGTGAGATCCTGCGCTATTTCGTGCATGGACTGCTGCATCTGGCGGGGCACGAAGACGAGGATTCCCGCGAACGCGCCACCATGGAAGCCGCACAAGAGGAGATCGTCGCAGTCCTATGGACCGCCGACCTCCGGGAACGCCTCGGCGTGGCGTGA